Proteins from a single region of Tamandua tetradactyla isolate mTamTet1 chromosome 12, mTamTet1.pri, whole genome shotgun sequence:
- the ISLR gene encoding immunoglobulin superfamily containing leucine-rich repeat protein isoform X2, translating into MQGLCLLGWAVLLGLAGACPEACDCGEKYGFQIADCAYRDLKAVPQGFPGNVTTLSLSANRLPGLPRGAFAEVPLLQSLWLAHNEIRTVAAGALAVLGQLKSLDLSHNLISDFAWSDLHNLSALQLLKMDSNELTFIPRDAFRSLRALRSLQLNHNRLHTVAEGTFAPLTALSHLQINDNPFDCTCGIVWLKTWALATAVSIPEQDSVACTSPHVLKGTPLSRLPPLPCSAPSVQLTYQPSQDGAELRPGFVLALHCDAEGQPAPRLRWHIQTPGGTVEIASPNVGADGRPLPGAPAARGRPRFQAFANGSLLIPDFGKPEEGTYSCLAANELGSAESSVNVALATPGEGGEDALGRRFRGRVAEGRGCYTVDNEVQPSGPEDSVVIIYLSRGGSPEAAVVAGRAPGQRLPGLLLLGHSLLLLFLASL; encoded by the coding sequence ATGCAGGGGCTGTGCCTGCTGGGCTGGGCGGTTCTCCTGGGCCTGGCGGGGGCCTGTCCCGAGGCCTGTGACTGCGGGGAGAAATACGGCTTCCAGATCGCCGACTGCGCCTACCGTGACCTGAAAGCCGTGCCGCAGGGTTTCCCAGGCAACGTGACCACGCTGAGCCTGTCGGCCAACCGCCTGCCGGGCCTGCCCCGGGGGGCCTTCGCCGAGGTGCCCCTGCTGCAGTCGCTGTGGCTGGCGCACAATGAGATCCGCACCGTGGCCGCCGGCGCCCTGGCCGTCCTGGGCCAGCTCAAGAGCCTGGACCTCAGCCACAACCTCATCTCTGACTTCGCCTGGAGCGACCTGCACAACCTCAGCGCCTTGCAGCTGCTCAAGATGGACAGCAACGAGCTGACCTTCATCCCCCGGGACGCCTTCCGCAGCCTGCGGGCGCTGCGCTCGCTGCAGCTCAACCACAACCGCCTGCACACGGTGGCCGAGGGCACCTTTGCGCCGCTTACGGCGCTGTCCCACCTGCAGATCAACGACAACCCCTTCGACTGCACCTGCGGCATCGTGTGGCTCAAGACGTGGGCCCTGGCCACGGCCGTGTCCATCCCCGAGCAGGACAGCGTGGCTTGCACTTCGCCGCACGTGCTCAAGGGCACGCCGCTGAGCCGCCTGCCGCCGCTGCCGTGCTCGGCACCCTCGGTGCAGCTCACCTACCAGCCCAGCCAGGACGGCGCCGAGCTACGGCCAGGCTTCGTGCTGGCGCTGCACTGTGACGCCGAGGGACAGCCGGCCCCCCGCCTTCGCTGGCACATCCAGACGCCCGGCGGCACCGTGGAGATCGCCAGCCCCAATGTGGGTGCTGATGGGCGGCCCCTGCCTGGCGCCCCGGCAGCCCGCGGCCGGCCCCGCTTTCAGGCCTTTGCCAACGGCAGCCTGCTCATCCCCGACTTCGGCAAGCCGGAGGAGGGCACCTACAGCTGCCTGGCCGCCAATGAGCTGGGCAGCGCCGAGAGCTCAGTCAACGTGGCACTGGCCACGCCGGGTGAGGGCGGGGAGGATGCCCTGGGCCGCAGGTTCCGCGGCAGAGTCGCCGAGGGCAGGGGCTGCTATACGGTTGACAACGAGGTACAGCCGTCAGGGCCTGAGGACAGCGTCGTCATCATCTACCTCAGCCGCGGGGGGAGCCCGGAGGCGGCCGTGGTGGCTGGACGGGCCCCTGGGCAGCGGCTTCCAGGCCTGCTTCTGCTGGGCCACAGCCTGCTCCTCCTCTTCCTCGCCTCCCTCTAG
- the ISLR gene encoding immunoglobulin superfamily containing leucine-rich repeat protein isoform X1, with protein MTSGGTMQGLCLLGWAVLLGLAGACPEACDCGEKYGFQIADCAYRDLKAVPQGFPGNVTTLSLSANRLPGLPRGAFAEVPLLQSLWLAHNEIRTVAAGALAVLGQLKSLDLSHNLISDFAWSDLHNLSALQLLKMDSNELTFIPRDAFRSLRALRSLQLNHNRLHTVAEGTFAPLTALSHLQINDNPFDCTCGIVWLKTWALATAVSIPEQDSVACTSPHVLKGTPLSRLPPLPCSAPSVQLTYQPSQDGAELRPGFVLALHCDAEGQPAPRLRWHIQTPGGTVEIASPNVGADGRPLPGAPAARGRPRFQAFANGSLLIPDFGKPEEGTYSCLAANELGSAESSVNVALATPGEGGEDALGRRFRGRVAEGRGCYTVDNEVQPSGPEDSVVIIYLSRGGSPEAAVVAGRAPGQRLPGLLLLGHSLLLLFLASL; from the exons ATGACCTCGG GAGGTACGATGCAGGGGCTGTGCCTGCTGGGCTGGGCGGTTCTCCTGGGCCTGGCGGGGGCCTGTCCCGAGGCCTGTGACTGCGGGGAGAAATACGGCTTCCAGATCGCCGACTGCGCCTACCGTGACCTGAAAGCCGTGCCGCAGGGTTTCCCAGGCAACGTGACCACGCTGAGCCTGTCGGCCAACCGCCTGCCGGGCCTGCCCCGGGGGGCCTTCGCCGAGGTGCCCCTGCTGCAGTCGCTGTGGCTGGCGCACAATGAGATCCGCACCGTGGCCGCCGGCGCCCTGGCCGTCCTGGGCCAGCTCAAGAGCCTGGACCTCAGCCACAACCTCATCTCTGACTTCGCCTGGAGCGACCTGCACAACCTCAGCGCCTTGCAGCTGCTCAAGATGGACAGCAACGAGCTGACCTTCATCCCCCGGGACGCCTTCCGCAGCCTGCGGGCGCTGCGCTCGCTGCAGCTCAACCACAACCGCCTGCACACGGTGGCCGAGGGCACCTTTGCGCCGCTTACGGCGCTGTCCCACCTGCAGATCAACGACAACCCCTTCGACTGCACCTGCGGCATCGTGTGGCTCAAGACGTGGGCCCTGGCCACGGCCGTGTCCATCCCCGAGCAGGACAGCGTGGCTTGCACTTCGCCGCACGTGCTCAAGGGCACGCCGCTGAGCCGCCTGCCGCCGCTGCCGTGCTCGGCACCCTCGGTGCAGCTCACCTACCAGCCCAGCCAGGACGGCGCCGAGCTACGGCCAGGCTTCGTGCTGGCGCTGCACTGTGACGCCGAGGGACAGCCGGCCCCCCGCCTTCGCTGGCACATCCAGACGCCCGGCGGCACCGTGGAGATCGCCAGCCCCAATGTGGGTGCTGATGGGCGGCCCCTGCCTGGCGCCCCGGCAGCCCGCGGCCGGCCCCGCTTTCAGGCCTTTGCCAACGGCAGCCTGCTCATCCCCGACTTCGGCAAGCCGGAGGAGGGCACCTACAGCTGCCTGGCCGCCAATGAGCTGGGCAGCGCCGAGAGCTCAGTCAACGTGGCACTGGCCACGCCGGGTGAGGGCGGGGAGGATGCCCTGGGCCGCAGGTTCCGCGGCAGAGTCGCCGAGGGCAGGGGCTGCTATACGGTTGACAACGAGGTACAGCCGTCAGGGCCTGAGGACAGCGTCGTCATCATCTACCTCAGCCGCGGGGGGAGCCCGGAGGCGGCCGTGGTGGCTGGACGGGCCCCTGGGCAGCGGCTTCCAGGCCTGCTTCTGCTGGGCCACAGCCTGCTCCTCCTCTTCCTCGCCTCCCTCTAG